GAACTGCGCCCCCAAAGAGCAACCACCGATGAACACCGATGAACACCGATAATGAAGAGAGAATGGTTTCCAGCCTCCCATACTTCCCATACTTCCCATAACTCCCATCCCCGCCTGACCCGCCACAAAGGCGGTACTTTCTTAGCAGGAGGCCGCCCCGGCCGACGCGGCAACCTCTTGTCGGAAAGCCCCGGGGCTTCCCGCTTCCCCCCCCGCGGCGGGCGGCGGCGGCGTCAAAAGGTTTTGCATTTGGGAAAGAAAGGACTATGATAAGGGGGAGGCGCGCGGCGATGGTGCCGCGGCGCCGCCACACCCCGGCGCGTGCCGGGAGGGAGGATCTAGAGATGGCTGAGAAGAAATCCTGCTGCGGCGGGAAAAAGGCCTGCAAGGGAAAAACCGCCCGGGAGAAGGTGGTCCGCGTGGTGGAGGAATATGTGCCCAAGTCCGTGAAGGCGGCGATGGAGAACCCCGGCGCGGTGCCGGTGAAGGCCGCGCGGGAGCTGGCGGACGTCCAGCACGCCCTGGCCGTGGCCGCTTTGGACCTCTCGGAGAAGCTTCAGGACCGGACCGAGGGGCTGGTGAAGTCCCTGCTGGCCAAGCGGGAAGGCATTCCCGAAGAGCTGCGCGAGGCGGCGGGCGAGTGGTCGCGCGCGGCCTGCGCGGGCCGCAGGGAGCTGAAGACGGCGGTGGACCGCACCCACAAGCTTCTGAAGGCCTTCCTGGACAAGACGGAAAAGGCCGCAGCCCCCGCGCCCAAGGCAAAACCGGCGGCCAAGGCCGCGCCGAAGAAGAAGGCGGCGGCAAAGAAACCCGCCGCGAAGAAGCCCGCGGCCAGGAAGAAGGCCGCCCCCAAGAAGCCGGTCGCCTGATTTGCGCCTGAAACAACAGCGGTGCGCCCCGCGCACGGGTTTGCCTTTGCGCGGGGCCGCTTGATAGTATTGAGTGTCCCCCCCGGAACGCCGGGACCCGGGGACCATGTGTGAAAGACCCTCAGCGGGTTGGAGATTCCGGCATGCGAAACGGATTGCGCGTTCTAGTTGTGGCGCTGGTGGCCGTGTGGGCGCTTCCCGTCCACGCGCAGTGGACGTGGACCCCCCAGACCGGCCGGTGGGTCAACCTCAAACGCCTGCCCAAGGAGACGGCGGAGCTGCAGATCGAGCACGCCCGTGCGCTCATGCTGGCGGGCGACCACCGCAAGGCCATGAAGGAGACGGAGAAGTTCACCCAGTTCTACGCGAACGATCCGCTGGCCGACGAGAACCAGTACCTGCGCGGCGAGATTCTGATGGCCCGGGGCCGGTGGATGGACGCGGCGAAGGAGTTTCAGAAGCTGCTGGCCAGCCACCCCGAAACGAAACGCTACGGCGACGCCATGGCAAAGCAGTACGAGATCGGCGACAAGTACTACGAGAAGGGCCTGGAGCGGATGCAGAAGCGCTTTGTCCTGCTCAACAGGAAGCGCCCCCTCAAGCACGCCGCCGAGGTCTACGGCATGGTCGTCGAGAACCAGCCCTTCACCGCCGAGGCCGCGCAGGCGCAGTACAAGATCGGCCTGTGCCACTTCACCCGCGGGGAGTACACCGAGGCCGCCTACGAATACCGCCGCGTGGTCGAGGACTACGCGTCGTCGGACTATGTGGACGAGGCGTCCTACGGCCTGGCTGAGTGCTACTACAAGGCGTCGCTCTCCCCGGCCTACGACCAGGCGCCCAGCCAGCTCGCCATCGAGGCCATGGACGAGTTCAAGGCGCGGTACCCGGAGGACGGGCGCAACTCGGACCTCGCGGAGTGGCGCGGGGAAATGCGCGAGGCCATCGCCCGCCAGCGCCTCCAGACCGCCCAGTTCTACGAGAAGCGCCGCGAGTTCGCCTCAGCCCGCCTGTACTACGAGCAGGTGGTCGGCGAATTTGGCGAGACCGGTTCCGCCGAGACGGCGAAGTCCTGGCTGGCGGAGAACAGCGGCGTGACCCATGTCGGCCTGAAATACGGCGCGCGGCAGGCCCAGTAATGGGGCCCGCGGGGTCCGGAAGGGGCGGCGGCGGCGCGGTTCTGGCGCTCTGCGCGTGCGCGGCCCTGCTGGCCGGGTGCGGCTATTCCACCGGCAGCAGCCTCGACCCCAAGTACCGGACCATTCACGTCTCCCCCTTCTACGACCAGACCCGGGAGTACGACCTCCAGGCGCCGCTCACCAACGCCGTGACCCGCAAGTTCACCCATGACGCCCGCCTCCAGGTGGTGTCGGCCGACGACGCCGACCTCCTGCTGGAGGGAATGATCGTCAACTTCACGCGGCGCGGGCTCATTTACGACAAGAACGACGAGACCACGCAGGCCCTGCTGGTCATCACCGCCGGGGCGCGCCTCACGGACCGCCAGACCGGCCAGGTGCTCTGGGAGGACCCCCTGATCACCGGCGAGACCAGTTTCTACACCCAGGCCGCGGGGCAGTCCTCCGACCGGCTGCGCGGCAACGCGGAGGTCTTCCTGCCCACCGTGCGCTCCTTCCCCTCGGAGGAGGAGAACCGGGCCGCCTCGGAGGCCCTGGAGCAGCTTGCGACCGCCGTTTTCCTGCGCGTTGTCGAGCCCTGGTGACCGGGGATGCACGTCTCCGAGTTCCTCCAGCAGACCCGCGCGGGCGCCCTCTGGCCCGTCGTGCTGCTGTGCCCCGCCGAGAAGCCCCCCTTCAACCGCGACCCCTTCGAGCCCTACCTCGCCGACGAGGCCGTCCGCGCCCTTGTGGAGGCCTCCGTGCCCCCGGGCATGGAGGACATCACCTGCCAGACCTTCCACGCCGACGAGACCCATCTCGGCCAGGTGCTGGAGGAGGCGTCCACCTACCCCTTCCTCGCCGAACGCCGGGTGGTCATTGTCCGCGCCGCCGAGGCCTACCGGGACCTGCCCGCCTCGAAGACCTCCCCGCTGAACCTGCTCACGGCCTACCTCGACCGGCCCTGCGAGACGACCCTGCTCGTGATGGTCGCCGCCGCCGCGGACCGCCGCAAGCGCTTCTGGAAAATGTGCGTTGAAAAGGGCGTCTGCCTCGTGGAGTGCCCCCAGCTCGCCGACGCCGAACTGCGCCGCTGGATCGCCGACCGCGCCGCGGCGCGCGGGCGCAGGCTCTCCGGCGACGCCGTGGCCGAGGTCATCGAGCGCGCGGGCAACCGCCTGAACGACGTGGACAACGCCCTGAACATCCTTTTCGCCCACGCGGGCGCGGAGAAGACCACGCTCACCGACGGGGATGTGCGCGCCGCCTGCGCCGACGTCGCCGAGGAGACCGTCTGGACCCTCACCGACGCCATCGCCGAGTCGGACGCCGACAAGGCCCTCCACGCCCTCCACCAGCTGCTGGCCATGAACAAGGCCCCCGAGGAGATTCTTGGCACCGTCAACTGGCTCCTCGAAAGCGCCTACCGCGCCCTGCCCGAAACCGCCGCGCCCGCGCCCAAGCCCTTCGTCAAGAAGAAGGTGGACCCCCTCGCCGCCGCCCTCGGCCTCGAAAAGCTCAAGGCGGCCATGGCCCTCTGCACCCGGACCAATTTCATGATGCGCGACTCCGGCATCAGCCGCGACCTCGCCATGGAAATACTCGTCATCAAGCTCGTCCAGGGCGCCGCCGTCCGCCGCAACGCCGCCCGCCGTTCCCGATAAGAGAAACTCCTCAAGCGGAGTCACGGGGGCGCAAAGCACAACAACGGATCCGTCCGCTACTTGCCCGCTGCGGGGAGGGCCGTCCGGCTGATGCGGAACGGGGGGGGCAGCGATGGCGCCGTCGGGAAGGGTGACGCGAGCCGGCCTGTT
Above is a genomic segment from Candidatus Hydrogenedentota bacterium containing:
- the bamD gene encoding outer membrane protein assembly factor BamD gives rise to the protein MRNGLRVLVVALVAVWALPVHAQWTWTPQTGRWVNLKRLPKETAELQIEHARALMLAGDHRKAMKETEKFTQFYANDPLADENQYLRGEILMARGRWMDAAKEFQKLLASHPETKRYGDAMAKQYEIGDKYYEKGLERMQKRFVLLNRKRPLKHAAEVYGMVVENQPFTAEAAQAQYKIGLCHFTRGEYTEAAYEYRRVVEDYASSDYVDEASYGLAECYYKASLSPAYDQAPSQLAIEAMDEFKARYPEDGRNSDLAEWRGEMREAIARQRLQTAQFYEKRREFASARLYYEQVVGEFGETGSAETAKSWLAENSGVTHVGLKYGARQAQ
- a CDS encoding LptE family protein, which translates into the protein MGPAGSGRGGGGAVLALCACAALLAGCGYSTGSSLDPKYRTIHVSPFYDQTREYDLQAPLTNAVTRKFTHDARLQVVSADDADLLLEGMIVNFTRRGLIYDKNDETTQALLVITAGARLTDRQTGQVLWEDPLITGETSFYTQAAGQSSDRLRGNAEVFLPTVRSFPSEEENRAASEALEQLATAVFLRVVEPW
- the holA gene encoding DNA polymerase III subunit delta, coding for MHVSEFLQQTRAGALWPVVLLCPAEKPPFNRDPFEPYLADEAVRALVEASVPPGMEDITCQTFHADETHLGQVLEEASTYPFLAERRVVIVRAAEAYRDLPASKTSPLNLLTAYLDRPCETTLLVMVAAAADRRKRFWKMCVEKGVCLVECPQLADAELRRWIADRAAARGRRLSGDAVAEVIERAGNRLNDVDNALNILFAHAGAEKTTLTDGDVRAACADVAEETVWTLTDAIAESDADKALHALHQLLAMNKAPEEILGTVNWLLESAYRALPETAAPAPKPFVKKKVDPLAAALGLEKLKAAMALCTRTNFMMRDSGISRDLAMEILVIKLVQGAAVRRNAARRSR